In Acidobacteriota bacterium, the following are encoded in one genomic region:
- a CDS encoding tetratricopeptide repeat protein: protein MRFYLGGAVLLALLFTPAIAQKKEQWDKIDRMAVQLEELKTEFILLQRSMQAMQETFNKTNGETRTLIEQMGDNIAAIRRAQSTVATSASDTATQISTMGERVTATNSRMERLSEQFAQLKKLIEDIPKLPTFTQLTPGNAEQLFAAAYSDYSRGNFDLASSEFKQYVETYPSSELADNAQYWIGEILYAQKKLPEAVTELEKVATVNAKGDKTSLALYKRGLILLELGKREEAVAQFLVLFKEYANSPEGTLAKQQLQQLAPETLAPPPEPIAPPVTPPKKRKP from the coding sequence TTGAGATTTTATCTTGGTGGTGCGGTCTTGTTGGCGTTGCTGTTCACGCCCGCCATCGCCCAAAAGAAAGAGCAGTGGGACAAGATTGATCGAATGGCGGTGCAGTTGGAAGAGTTGAAGACCGAGTTCATTCTGTTGCAACGCTCGATGCAGGCGATGCAGGAAACCTTCAACAAAACCAATGGCGAAACGCGCACGCTGATCGAGCAGATGGGTGACAACATCGCCGCGATCCGGCGCGCCCAATCCACCGTCGCAACCAGCGCCAGCGATACGGCAACGCAAATTTCGACGATGGGCGAACGGGTCACGGCGACGAACTCAAGGATGGAACGGCTATCAGAGCAATTCGCCCAACTCAAAAAGTTGATCGAAGACATTCCGAAATTGCCGACCTTCACCCAACTTACGCCGGGCAATGCCGAACAGTTGTTTGCGGCGGCTTACAGCGATTATTCGCGCGGCAATTTCGATCTCGCTTCGTCAGAATTCAAGCAATACGTCGAAACTTATCCATCTTCCGAACTGGCCGACAATGCGCAGTATTGGATCGGTGAGATTCTGTATGCGCAAAAGAAACTCCCCGAAGCAGTCACCGAATTGGAAAAAGTCGCCACCGTCAACGCCAAAGGCGATAAGACGAGTTTAGCGCTCTATAAACGCGGGTTGATATTGTTGGAGCTAGGCAAAAGGGAAGAGGCGGTGGCGCAATTCCTGGTGTTATTCAAAGAGTACGCAAACTCTCCTGAAGGAACTTTGGCCAAGCAGCAATTGCAACAACTCGCGCCCGAAACGTTAGCGCCGCCACCAGAGCCAATTGCGCCTCCCGTGACGCCGCCAAAGAAACGGAAACCGTAA
- a CDS encoding MotA/TolQ/ExbB proton channel family protein produces the protein MLLLQEPIVPRTGNLVDLLFRSSPIAKFVLLLLLVFSLISWAIIIAKEIATRKAQQQTRTFLQVFGQSQRLSDLRTSVAALTDSPLTAMCNAAEEELRRQPTLSLEAVQRALQSTAIDETTRLERSLGWLASTASAAPFIGLFGTVVGIIIAFEGLSTSTTTSIQAVAPGIAEALIATAAGIAAAVPAVLAYNHYLNRIKVFAAEMDSFSLRLLNLIEREAAETTIRNPQSAIRN, from the coding sequence TTGCTACTTTTACAAGAACCCATCGTCCCCCGCACCGGCAACCTAGTTGATCTGCTTTTCCGTTCCAGTCCCATCGCCAAATTCGTCTTGTTGTTGCTGCTCGTGTTTTCGCTGATTTCCTGGGCAATCATCATCGCCAAAGAGATCGCCACGCGAAAGGCGCAGCAACAAACCCGCACGTTTTTACAGGTCTTTGGGCAGAGCCAGCGGTTATCGGACTTGCGCACCAGCGTGGCGGCGTTGACCGACAGCCCCCTGACTGCTATGTGCAACGCGGCAGAAGAAGAATTGCGCCGGCAACCCACGCTGAGCCTGGAGGCCGTGCAGCGCGCTCTGCAAAGCACGGCGATTGACGAGACGACGCGGCTAGAACGTTCATTGGGCTGGCTGGCTTCAACCGCGAGTGCCGCGCCTTTTATCGGATTATTCGGAACGGTCGTCGGTATCATCATCGCGTTTGAAGGGCTGAGCACTAGCACGACGACTTCGATTCAGGCCGTCGCACCCGGCATTGCCGAAGCCCTCATCGCTACAGCGGCAGGCATCGCGGCAGCAGTTCCGGCGGTGCTGGCCTACAATCACTATCTCAATCGCATTAAGGTTTTTGCGGCGGAGATGGACAGTTTCAGTTTGCGCCTACTCAATCTAATTGAGCGGGAGGCTGCTGAAACGACAATCCGCAATCCGCAATCTGCAATCCGCAATTGA
- a CDS encoding Txe/YoeB family addiction module toxin, with product MRKFTFEASAFQDFAQWATQDKKLHQRLIGLITATLRDPFSGIGKPEPLKYELKGYWSRRINDAHRLVYKVTDDAIIIVACKNHYE from the coding sequence ATGAGGAAGTTCACGTTTGAAGCAAGCGCCTTTCAGGATTTCGCGCAATGGGCCACACAGGACAAAAAGCTGCATCAACGGCTCATCGGCTTGATTACCGCTACGCTGCGGGATCCGTTTTCGGGCATTGGCAAACCGGAACCGCTCAAATACGAATTGAAAGGCTACTGGTCACGGCGCATCAATGATGCGCATCGGCTAGTCTACAAAGTAACTGACGATGCCATTATCATCGTCGCCTGCAAAAATCATTACGAATAA
- a CDS encoding OmpA family protein, translating into MTRNFRNLPRWPLLAVLVVLTGLLASCKPPTAKLKVSRTEVKQGDPVTVSWETKDAKAVALNGEKVEKIGAKTVTPKETTTYEVVASKGKKEARDKATVTVNVIKAVAPTINLRSDPGTVERGQNSKLIWSAANAKIVTISGLGEVPASGEREISPRVSTTYTATALGEGGNATASTRVTVNDPPPPPPAERQRVVVEPPPPTPTAPPVAEVFKTMVKPVFFALDKSDLSANEQEKLRRAAEWLLKPENRSIVFRIEGMCDPRGTSEYNLGLGDRRARAVKNFLISLGLEESRIETVSYGLEKAQGTEEGAPEVAPSWANDRRAEFVYLRGGERP; encoded by the coding sequence ATGACTCGCAATTTCCGCAACCTCCCCCGCTGGCCGCTGCTGGCCGTGTTGGTCGTACTCACCGGCTTGCTGGCCTCTTGCAAACCCCCGACGGCAAAACTGAAGGTCTCGCGCACCGAGGTCAAACAGGGCGATCCTGTCACCGTCAGTTGGGAGACCAAAGACGCCAAGGCCGTCGCGCTCAACGGCGAAAAGGTCGAAAAGATTGGCGCCAAGACCGTCACCCCGAAAGAAACCACGACGTATGAAGTCGTCGCTTCCAAAGGCAAGAAAGAAGCCCGCGACAAGGCGACCGTGACCGTCAACGTCATTAAGGCCGTCGCACCGACCATCAACCTGCGCTCTGATCCGGGCACGGTTGAACGCGGTCAGAATTCAAAACTGATTTGGTCGGCGGCGAACGCCAAGATCGTCACGATTTCAGGGTTGGGCGAAGTCCCTGCCAGTGGCGAACGTGAAATCAGTCCGCGCGTCTCGACGACTTACACCGCGACCGCGCTGGGCGAAGGCGGCAATGCGACCGCCAGCACGCGCGTGACAGTCAACGATCCGCCGCCGCCGCCGCCGGCTGAACGCCAGCGCGTCGTCGTCGAGCCGCCACCACCAACGCCCACCGCGCCGCCGGTGGCCGAAGTGTTTAAGACCATGGTCAAACCGGTTTTCTTCGCGCTCGATAAATCCGACTTATCGGCTAACGAGCAGGAGAAATTGCGCCGGGCCGCCGAGTGGCTGTTGAAGCCGGAAAATCGCTCGATTGTTTTCCGCATCGAAGGCATGTGCGATCCGCGCGGCACGTCGGAATACAACCTGGGTCTGGGCGACCGGCGCGCACGCGCGGTCAAGAACTTCCTGATTAGCTTAGGCCTGGAAGAAAGCCGCATTGAGACGGTGAGTTACGGGCTTGAAAAAGCCCAGGGCACCGAAGAAGGCGCGCCTGAAGTGGCGCCTTCGTGGGCCAATGACCGGCGCGCGGAATTTGTCTACTTGCGCGGCGGCGAGCGGCCCTAG
- a CDS encoding PD40 domain-containing protein — MNKAFSILAFILTAWFVAPNTFAQQTSQDDLKKQIGTIIVTPGNGPLLAVADFQPRAAGVDQAVATFNEVLLNDLRFAGIANLVGKSLYPKTKLPDPASLKPEEWTNDPVKADYVAFGSLTSATQAQGFLYDVKTNSQLLNASLSGSDARDLAHQFADQIVKLLTGQDGIATSKLAYINSREVFLMDYDGYGARQFSHDGSIALFPSLAPDGNRLAYVSYRSGHPNVVVRGIDGLIIGSTQFKATTSSPNIAPGGQLVFSSSKDNDSMELYVANDDGSNPRRLTRTKNAVNISPRWNPKTGREIAFISDRGGAPQIYVIGADGTNERALLSLGGQMDSPAWSPDGRYIAFTWNGGGAFNIYVADVASGQVLRLTGDGRNENPTWSPDSRHLAFQSNRTGRWEIWAMHIDGSEQRQLTRSGGRSPSWAK, encoded by the coding sequence ATGAATAAAGCTTTTTCCATTCTCGCATTCATCCTGACGGCGTGGTTTGTTGCGCCTAACACATTTGCGCAACAAACATCCCAAGACGATCTCAAAAAACAGATCGGCACCATCATCGTCACGCCTGGCAACGGCCCGCTGTTGGCGGTCGCCGATTTCCAGCCGCGCGCGGCGGGCGTTGACCAAGCCGTCGCGACTTTCAACGAAGTCCTGCTCAACGATCTGCGGTTCGCGGGCATCGCCAATCTGGTCGGCAAGAGCTTGTACCCTAAAACCAAACTGCCTGATCCGGCTTCGCTCAAACCCGAAGAATGGACGAATGATCCGGTCAAGGCCGATTACGTGGCCTTTGGCAGCTTGACCAGTGCCACGCAGGCGCAAGGTTTTCTGTACGACGTAAAAACCAATTCGCAACTGCTGAACGCCAGCTTGAGTGGCAGCGATGCGCGCGACTTGGCGCATCAGTTCGCCGATCAAATCGTCAAGCTGCTGACCGGGCAGGATGGTATTGCGACTTCCAAACTCGCCTACATCAACAGCCGCGAAGTCTTCCTGATGGATTACGACGGCTATGGCGCGCGCCAGTTTTCGCACGATGGTTCGATTGCGCTCTTCCCTTCTCTGGCCCCGGACGGCAACCGCTTGGCCTATGTGTCGTATCGCAGCGGCCATCCCAACGTCGTGGTGCGTGGGATTGACGGGTTGATCATTGGCTCAACGCAATTCAAAGCGACGACCAGTTCGCCGAACATCGCGCCCGGCGGGCAGCTTGTTTTCAGTTCGAGCAAAGACAACGATTCGATGGAACTTTATGTGGCGAATGATGACGGATCGAACCCGCGGCGCTTGACGCGCACCAAAAACGCGGTGAACATTTCGCCACGCTGGAATCCGAAGACAGGCCGCGAGATTGCTTTCATTTCCGACCGGGGCGGCGCGCCGCAAATTTATGTCATTGGCGCTGACGGCACGAATGAAAGAGCGCTGCTCAGTCTGGGCGGTCAGATGGATTCGCCCGCGTGGTCGCCGGATGGCCGTTACATTGCGTTCACCTGGAATGGCGGTGGCGCGTTCAACATTTATGTGGCGGATGTGGCGTCGGGACAGGTACTGCGCTTGACCGGCGATGGCCGTAATGAGAACCCTACGTGGTCGCCCGACAGCCGCCATCTGGCGTTTCAATCCAATCGCACAGGCCGTTGGGAAATCTGGGCGATGCACATTGACGGCAGCGAGCAACGGCAATTGACGCGCAGTGGCGGGCGGTCGCCGTCGTGGGCGAAGTAA
- the hpnI gene encoding bacteriohopanetetrol glucosamine biosynthesis glycosyltransferase HpnI, whose amino-acid sequence MEYIITLGGLAYYLIALVCAWRLSQRRASAAPLSARALPPLSILKPLCGAEPELEECLQSFFVQDYPTYELLFAVRTDIDPAVDVVNRLRRKYPNIPVRLLYTGEPPYANAKVYSMELMAAAAQHDLLVITDSDTAVAPDYLHSLASAFNDPQVGAATNLYRGVGRGDFWAWLEALGMSTEFMAGVVVAECLEGMKFTLGPSMAIRRACLNAIGGFAKMRDYLADDFVLGHWAEAAGWRVALSPHVVKHHVSTTGFMRTFKHRLRWNRSTRFSRPAGYLGQGFTYGFIWALGFFLLSPTWLTGTLLAAAFVLRLALATVVGAKLLSDRTVYAGLAFLPCQDLLSFASWLGGFVSREIVWRDERFRLLDDGRFQLVTARLRRVNF is encoded by the coding sequence ATGGAGTACATCATCACGCTGGGCGGGTTGGCCTATTACTTGATTGCCCTGGTTTGCGCCTGGCGCCTCAGCCAGCGCCGTGCCAGCGCCGCGCCCTTGTCCGCCCGCGCCTTGCCGCCGCTCAGCATTCTCAAGCCTTTGTGCGGCGCTGAACCTGAGTTGGAAGAATGCCTGCAAAGCTTCTTTGTGCAGGACTATCCCACCTACGAGCTATTATTCGCCGTGCGCACTGACATTGACCCTGCTGTGGATGTCGTCAACCGCCTGCGTCGCAAGTATCCAAACATTCCCGTGCGGCTGCTTTACACGGGCGAACCGCCGTATGCGAACGCCAAGGTCTATAGCATGGAACTGATGGCGGCGGCGGCGCAGCACGATCTACTGGTGATCACGGATAGCGACACGGCGGTTGCGCCTGACTATTTACACTCTCTGGCAAGCGCTTTCAACGATCCTCAGGTTGGCGCGGCGACCAATCTCTATCGCGGCGTAGGCCGGGGTGATTTTTGGGCGTGGCTCGAAGCCTTGGGTATGTCTACAGAATTTATGGCCGGCGTCGTGGTGGCCGAATGCTTGGAAGGCATGAAATTCACGCTGGGGCCTTCGATGGCCATCCGGCGCGCGTGTCTGAATGCAATCGGCGGCTTTGCCAAGATGCGCGATTATCTGGCCGATGATTTTGTGCTAGGGCATTGGGCCGAAGCGGCGGGCTGGCGTGTGGCGCTCTCACCCCACGTAGTCAAACATCACGTTTCGACCACGGGATTTATGCGCACCTTCAAACACCGGTTGCGTTGGAATCGCAGCACACGCTTTTCGCGGCCGGCTGGTTACCTGGGACAAGGCTTCACTTATGGCTTCATTTGGGCGCTCGGCTTTTTCCTGCTTTCGCCAACGTGGCTGACGGGGACGTTGCTGGCAGCCGCTTTCGTGTTGCGACTCGCCTTGGCAACGGTTGTCGGTGCGAAGTTGCTGTCGGATCGAACTGTTTATGCCGGCTTGGCGTTTTTGCCCTGCCAGGATTTGCTCAGTTTTGCCAGTTGGCTGGGCGGCTTTGTCAGCCGCGAAATTGTCTGGCGCGACGAGCGGTTTCGATTGTTGGATGATGGCCGCTTCCAACTCGTAACCGCGCGACTCAGAAGAGTCAATTTTTGA
- a CDS encoding TonB C-terminal domain-containing protein: MGVIAKVETNQQSVQWGAMLSGLLHLCVLGFCFWYFRQPLTTQIVAAGAGENGGTAIEVGVVDAAQLSQFGLTKPKAVSFAGTENTPANNVEVETAKPKVAPDAEVLPSTTKAPKPVKEKVEKTERPTASQNEQPVTKQPLRGSSANTNVEVGRSAGIPTPALTNGVGVATANVGAGASGVPGGSEYGRRIQMILSRNYNPPGGYDTAGQHFVVIQLRIARDGRILSLAGGRVAGSYIKRRSPIEQVNFAAERAIIASNPLPPFPNGFLLSAEEAVAEIWFRYPK; the protein is encoded by the coding sequence ATGGGTGTGATAGCAAAAGTCGAAACAAATCAGCAAAGCGTGCAATGGGGAGCGATGCTCTCAGGCTTGCTGCATCTGTGCGTGCTCGGCTTTTGTTTCTGGTACTTCCGCCAACCGCTGACAACGCAGATTGTCGCGGCAGGAGCGGGCGAAAATGGCGGCACGGCCATTGAAGTCGGCGTCGTGGATGCCGCACAGCTAAGCCAATTCGGCCTCACCAAACCCAAAGCGGTTTCATTCGCGGGCACTGAGAATACGCCCGCCAATAATGTCGAGGTCGAGACGGCCAAACCGAAAGTCGCGCCGGATGCTGAGGTGCTTCCCTCCACGACCAAGGCGCCCAAACCGGTTAAAGAGAAGGTCGAAAAAACTGAACGCCCGACAGCCAGTCAGAACGAACAGCCTGTGACCAAACAGCCGTTGCGCGGCAGTTCGGCCAATACCAATGTCGAGGTCGGTCGTTCTGCTGGCATCCCAACACCAGCGCTGACGAACGGCGTGGGTGTCGCCACTGCGAATGTGGGCGCAGGCGCGTCTGGCGTGCCGGGCGGTTCGGAGTATGGGCGGCGCATTCAGATGATCTTGAGCCGCAATTACAATCCGCCTGGCGGCTACGATACAGCGGGACAGCATTTCGTCGTGATTCAGTTGCGGATTGCGCGCGATGGTCGCATTCTGTCGCTGGCGGGCGGGCGCGTCGCGGGCAGTTACATCAAGCGCCGCTCACCCATTGAGCAGGTCAATTTCGCCGCTGAACGCGCAATCATTGCGTCCAATCCGTTGCCGCCATTTCCGAATGGCTTTTTGTTGAGTGCGGAGGAAGCAGTGGCGGAAATTTGGTTTCGATATCCGAAATGA
- a CDS encoding biopolymer transporter ExbD, giving the protein MAFSTRNGRTQTALAEINVTPLVDVMLVLLVIFMVTAPILQSGIQVNLPKTREAQAKEATPDVLIISVDKEGAIYLSGQDEQKAINVNDLQKLLGERLAQSKERRVYLRGDGETPYRVIAYVLDQAKRVQANVSLVTEPTAKK; this is encoded by the coding sequence ATGGCATTTTCCACACGCAACGGACGCACCCAAACCGCGCTGGCCGAGATTAACGTCACGCCGCTCGTAGACGTCATGCTCGTGCTGCTGGTGATTTTCATGGTCACCGCGCCGATCCTGCAATCCGGCATTCAGGTCAATTTGCCGAAGACGCGCGAGGCCCAGGCCAAGGAAGCCACGCCGGATGTGCTCATCATTTCGGTGGATAAAGAAGGCGCAATTTATTTGAGCGGGCAAGACGAACAGAAAGCGATCAATGTCAACGATCTGCAAAAACTACTAGGCGAACGGTTGGCGCAATCGAAGGAACGGCGCGTCTATCTGCGCGGCGATGGCGAAACGCCGTATCGCGTGATCGCCTATGTGCTGGATCAGGCCAAACGCGTGCAGGCGAATGTGAGTCTGGTGACGGAGCCGACTGCGAAGAAGTGA